In the Halictus rubicundus isolate RS-2024b unplaced genomic scaffold, iyHalRubi1_principal scaffold0714, whole genome shotgun sequence genome, one interval contains:
- the LOC143364583 gene encoding uncharacterized protein LOC143364583, whose translation IQQSFEALGKPVEEWDEWFVFLPTEKLDETTRLAWEATLVDPTAVPEFQALEDFLENRSHVHAKQHHTTIHDAYVVEDRTPSESVEIAAIHAVKTHQGIPLATAKVQLEAPDGQTLLVRALLDSGSETSFLSEWAAQTLRLRKRAVRVSLTGYQGTAVGTARSEVQVSLRSPIDPGFQMDLETLVTKSLVAPTPSKQVVLQYWSHIQGLPLADPEFANPAHVDVLLGADVCGLLFRERKVGPAGTSVAVRTPFGWTLIGPVGEETSSVRKTRVHHVSCQEPLPDLRRFWEIEEVPSSQPLSPEDLKWEEERPPTGIQDAPQRRDQTSTGLAAQEPLRGLHAGERDPGSYIPHHAVWKEIDGKKKIRVVFNASAASIAGRSLNDELLPGPKLQSDLWAIITPWRLFRVAFSTDIVKMFR comes from the exons ATACAGCAGTCATTCGAGGCACTTGGAAAGCCCGTTGAGGAGTGGGACGAATGGTTCGTTTTCCTGCCAACGGAGAAGCTGGACgagacgactcggttagcgtgGGAGGCCACCCTCGTCGATCCTACCGCCGTACCGGAATTTCAGGCGCTGGAAGACTTCCTGGAGAACCGCTCTCACGTCCATGCGAAG CAGCACCACACGACGATCCACGACGCCTACGTCGTCGAGGATCGAACACCTTCGGAGTCGGTCGAGATAGCCGCCATCCACGCTGTGAAGACTCACCAGGGGATCCCTCTAGCCACTGCAAAGGTCCAGCTCGAGGCTCCAGACGGCCAGACTCTCCTGGTACGAGCCCTCCTTGATTCTGGCTCTGAGACGTCCTTCCTCAGCGAGTGGGCCGCTCAAACGCTACGGCTGCGGAAAAGGGCGGTGCGGGTATCGTTGACGGGCTACCAGGGTACCGCCGTGGGGACTGCTCGGTCCGAAGTCCAGGTAAGCCTCCGTTCCCCGATTGATCCTGGGTTCCAGATGGATCTGGAGACATTGGTGACCAAATCCTTGGTCGCCCCCACGCCCTCAAAGCAGGTGGTGCTGCAGTACTGGTCCCACATCCAAGGACTGCCATTGGCCGATCCGGAATTTGCCAACCCGGCGCACGTGGATGTGCTTCTCGGTGCCGACGTTTGCGGACTTTTGTTCCGGGAGCGAAAGGTCGGACCGGCCGGAACATCAGTCGCAGTGCGAACACCGTTTGGATGGACGCTGATCGGTCCCGTTGGAGAGGAGACCTCGTCCGTAAGGAAGACCCGTGTCCACCACGTGAGCTGCCAGGAGCCGTTACCCGATCTTCGACGGTTCTGGGAGATCGAGGAAGTACCGTCGTCTCAGCCGCTGTCACCGGAGGACCTGAAAT GGGAGGAGGAGCGACCACCGACGGGAATTCAGGATGCTCCTCAGCGCCGAGACCAGACGAGCACGGGATTAGCAGCTCAGGAACCACTACGTGGCCTTCATGCGGGA GAACGAGATCCTGGTTCCTACATCCCGCACCATGCAGTATGGAAGGAGATTGATGGGAAGAAGAAGATCCGCGTGGTCTTCAACGCCTCAGCTGCGTCGATCGCAGGCCGGTCCCTCAACGACGAGTTGTTGCCTGGACCGAAGCTGCAGAGCGACCTCTGGGCGATCATCACACCATGGCGCCTCTTCAGGGTGGCATTCTCGACGGACATCGTCAAGATGTTCAGATAG